A window of the Motacilla alba alba isolate MOTALB_02 chromosome 17, Motacilla_alba_V1.0_pri, whole genome shotgun sequence genome harbors these coding sequences:
- the TRIM32 gene encoding E3 ubiquitin-protein ligase TRIM32: MAAAPYLNSDALREVLECPICMESFTEEHLRPKLLHCGHTICKQCLEKLLANSINGIRCPFCSKITRITSLAQLTDNLTVLKIIDTAGLGEVVGLLMCKVCGRRLPRHFCKSCSLVLCEPCKEASHVPPGHRVMAIKEAAEERRREFGTRLARLRELMGDLQKRKAALEDVSRDLQSRYKAVLQEYSKEERKIQEELARSRKFFTTSLTEVEKINNQVMEEQAYLLNLAEVQIMSRCDYFLAKIKQGDIALLEEAGDEEEPELTNSLPRELTLQEVELLKVSHVGPLQIGQVVKKPRTVNVEESLMENAASSFREPDLVQEEPSCTPHSSPAKPRIPEAATSIQQCSFIKRMGSKGSLPGMFNLPVSLHVTSQGEVLVADRGNFRIQVFTRKGFLKEIRRSPSGIDSFVLSFLGADLPNLTPLSVTMNCHGLIGVTDSYDNSVKVYTMDGHCVACHRSQLSKPWGIAALPSGQFVVTDVEGGKLWCFTVDRGVGVVKYSCLCSAVRPKFVTCDAEGTIYFTQGLGLNLENRQYEHHLEGGFSIGSVGPDGQLGRQISHFFSENEDFRCIAGMCVDSRGDLIVADSSRKEILHFPKGGGYNILIREGLTCPVGIAVTPKGQLLVLDCWDHCIKIYSYHLRRYSTP, translated from the coding sequence ATGGCTGCCGCCCCGTATCTCAACTCGGACGCGCTGCGAGAGGTCCTGGAGTGCCCCATCTGCATGGAGTCCTTCACCGAGGAGCACCTGAGGCCCAAACTGCTGCACTGTGGGCACACCATCTGCAAGCAGTGCCTGGAGAAGCTCCTGGCAAACAGCATCAACGGGATCCGCTGCCCCTTCTGCAGCAAGATCACGCGGATCACCAGCTTGGCTCAGCTCACCGACAACCTCACCGTGCTGAAGATCATCGACACGGCCGGCCTGGGGGAAGTGGTGGGACTCCTCATGTGCAAGGTCTGCGGGAGGAGGCTGCCGAGACACTTCTGCAAGAGCTGTAGCTTGGTTTTGTGTGAGCCGTGCAAGGAGGCTTCGCACGTGCCCCCGGGACACAGAGTCATGGCTATCAAAGAGGCTGCTGAGGAGCGTAGGAGGGAATTTGGGACGAGGCTTGCCAGGCTTCGGGAGCTCATGGGTGATcttcagaaaaggaaagctgCTCTGGAGGATGTTTCAAGAGACCTGCAATCCAGATACAAAGCGGTTCTGCAGGAGTACAGCAAAGAGGAGCGCAAGATCCAGGAAGAACTGGCCAGGTCACGCAAGTTCTTCACCACCTCTCTGACCGAAGTGGAGAAGATAAATAACCAGGTGATGGAAGAGCAGGCTTACCTGCTGAACTTAGCAGAAGTGCAGATAATGTCTCGCTGCGACTATTTCCTTGCCAAAATAAAGCAGGGGGATATAGCTCTcctggaggaggcaggagatGAGGAAGAACCAGAACTGACCAACAGTCTCCCGAGGGAGCTGACTCTCCAAGAGGTGGAACTCCTTAAGGTGAGCCATGTGGGACCACTGCAGATTGGGCAGGTGGTGAAGAAACCCCGGACCGTTAACGTGGAGGAATCTCTCATGGAAAATGCTGCATCCTCCTTCAGGGAGCCTGACCTGGTGCAGGAGGAGCCCAGCTGCACCCCCCATTCCTCGCCAGCCAAGCCAAGGATACCTGAAGCGGCCACCAGCATCCAGCAGTGTTCCTTCATCAAGAGGATGGGCTCCAAGGGCAGCCTGCCAGGCATGTTCAACCTCCCTGTGAGCCTGCACGTCACCAGCCAAGGCGAGGTGCTCGTGGCAGACCGGGGCAACTTCCGAATCCAGGTTTTTACCCGCAAGGGCTTCCTGAAGGAGATCCGCCGGAGCCCCAGTGGCATCGACAGCTTTGTGCTGAGTTTCCTTGGAGCAGACTTGCCCAACTTGACCCCCCTTTCTGTCACCATGAACTGCCACGGGCTGATCGGTGTGACAGACAGCTACGACAACTCTGTCAAGGTGTACACTATGGATGGCCACTGCGTGGCGTGTCACCGCAGCCAGCTGAGCAAGCCCTGGGGCATCGCCGCGCTGCCCTCGGGCCAGTTCGTCGTCACCGACGTGGAAGGGGGCAAGCTCTGGTGCTTCACCGTGGACCGTGGCGTGGGGGTGGTGAAGTACAGCTGCCTGTGCAGCGCCGTGCGCCCCAAGTTTGTCACCTGCGACGCCGAAGGGACCATTTACTTCActcaggggctggggctcaaCCTGGAGAACCGGCAGTACGAGCACCACTTGGAAGGAGGCTTCTCCATCGGCTCTGTCGGCCCAGATGGGCAGCTGGGACGCCAGATTAGCCATTTCTTCTCTGAGAATGAGGATTTCAGGTGCATTGCTGGGATGTGTGTTGATTCCAGGGGAGACCTGATCGTTGCTGACAGCAGTCGTAAGGAAATCCTGCATTTTCCGAAAGGAGGAGGCTACAACATCCTAATCCGGGAGGGACTCACCTGCCCGGTAGGTATTGCTGTTACTCCCAaagggcagctgctggtgctggactGTTGGGATCATTGCATTAAGATCTACAGTTACCACCTGAGAAGATACTCCACCCCTTAA